One genomic window of Psychrobacillus sp. INOP01 includes the following:
- a CDS encoding GNAT family N-acetyltransferase has product MEKYEVKRINNLLNFDLDSLVKQSKEEGFRFVERLINDYKNGSNTFNHFGEGLFGVFNEEGVLVAIGGLNRDPFSNEQYIGRLRRFYVSKEYRGNGIGSLLLKRIVDEAKRYYKILVLHTDTEQAERFYSSIGFSKGNLYLNSSHFMEFRN; this is encoded by the coding sequence ATGGAAAAATATGAGGTAAAGCGTATAAATAATCTGTTGAACTTTGATTTGGATAGTTTAGTAAAGCAAAGCAAAGAAGAAGGTTTTCGTTTTGTAGAAAGATTAATAAATGATTATAAAAATGGCAGTAATACTTTCAACCATTTTGGAGAAGGTTTATTTGGTGTGTTTAATGAAGAAGGTGTACTTGTTGCTATTGGTGGATTAAATAGAGACCCATTTTCAAATGAACAATATATTGGCAGGCTCAGAAGGTTTTATGTCAGTAAAGAGTATAGGGGAAACGGTATAGGAAGTCTTTTGTTAAAAAGGATAGTTGACGAAGCAAAAAGATACTATAAAATTTTGGTTCTTCATACAGATACCGAACAGGCTGAAAGATTTTATTCATCTATTGGATTTTCAAAGGGAAATCTTTATCTAAATTCAAGTCATTTTATGGAGTTTAGAAATTAA
- a CDS encoding GNAT family N-acetyltransferase: protein MEIRKPSDFELKEVILLSPEAIFDGTLGEVKPTNEKITRLIEPLLEKGSYYLIATDNEKLMGWILLGAGKDQFTDKMNGFIYELFVIEEFRGNGISKRLMRTAIDHLRQDGYSEVRLSAFVGNTAIKLYEKMGFNIRTVSMSLSI from the coding sequence ATGGAAATTAGAAAACCTAGCGATTTTGAATTGAAAGAAGTTATTTTACTTTCCCCAGAAGCAATATTTGATGGCACATTGGGTGAAGTAAAACCTACAAATGAAAAAATCACACGTCTTATTGAACCACTACTGGAAAAGGGAAGCTATTATTTAATAGCAACAGATAACGAAAAATTAATGGGCTGGATTCTTTTAGGTGCAGGTAAAGACCAATTTACTGACAAGATGAATGGATTTATTTATGAACTGTTTGTTATTGAAGAATTTAGAGGGAATGGAATTTCTAAGCGGCTAATGAGAACTGCAATTGACCATCTAAGACAAGATGGATACTCTGAAGTTCGTCTTAGTGCGTTTGTAGGGAATACAGCTATTAAACTTTACGAAAAAATGGGCTTTAACATAAGAACAGTTTCTATGAGTTTGTCTATATAA
- the fabZ gene encoding 3-hydroxyacyl-ACP dehydratase FabZ translates to MLDAQKIKEIIRHRYPFLLVDRILELEEGKRAVGLKNVTANEDFFNGHFPKYPVMPGVLIVEALAQVSAVVMLTKEGNQGRLGLLVGIDKCRFKQQVKPGDQLRLEVEITRLKGPIGKGKGIATVDGTLVCETEITFAFGD, encoded by the coding sequence ATGTTAGATGCTCAAAAAATTAAGGAAATAATTAGACATCGATATCCATTTCTATTAGTGGATAGGATTTTGGAATTAGAAGAAGGAAAAAGAGCGGTTGGTTTAAAAAATGTAACAGCAAATGAGGATTTCTTTAACGGGCATTTTCCCAAGTACCCTGTTATGCCAGGTGTATTAATTGTTGAGGCATTAGCTCAAGTAAGTGCAGTTGTGATGCTAACTAAAGAAGGAAACCAGGGGAGATTAGGGTTATTAGTTGGAATAGATAAATGTCGTTTTAAACAGCAAGTAAAACCAGGAGACCAACTCCGTCTTGAGGTTGAAATCACTCGATTAAAAGGACCTATTGGAAAAGGCAAAGGTATAGCTACGGTTGATGGGACATTAGTTTGCGAAACAGAAATAACATTTGCGTTTGGTGATTAA
- a CDS encoding AraC family transcriptional regulator, with the protein MDLLKNMNDAMKYIDENLTNEIDFKIVASIAHCSEYHFKRMFSFLASITLSEYIRRRRLSLAAFELNNSDVKVIDVAIKYGYNSPDSFTRAFQNLHGVTPSEARNNGHQLKAFPLMTFQLSIRGGNEMNYQVEQKEAFNIIGIKKRVPIIFEGENTEITAMWKSLTLDKIDQLKKLSNIEPKGMIQASTNFSEGRMEEKGELDQYIGVATTQECPEKFSKLEVPALTWAIFESTGPFPSTIQETWGRIYSEWFPSSNYQVTEGPEILSIKTKDLTSPSVKSEIWIPVLKK; encoded by the coding sequence ATGGATTTGCTTAAGAACATGAATGATGCAATGAAGTATATAGATGAAAACCTTACTAACGAAATAGATTTTAAAATAGTGGCAAGTATAGCGCATTGTTCTGAATATCATTTTAAAAGGATGTTTTCTTTCCTTGCTAGTATTACATTATCAGAATACATCCGTCGTAGACGACTTAGTTTGGCAGCATTTGAGCTTAATAATAGTGACGTAAAGGTAATCGATGTTGCGATTAAATATGGATACAACTCACCGGACTCTTTTACTAGAGCTTTTCAAAATTTACATGGTGTAACACCATCAGAAGCAAGAAACAATGGACATCAATTAAAAGCATTTCCACTAATGACCTTTCAATTATCAATAAGAGGAGGAAATGAAATGAATTACCAGGTCGAACAAAAAGAGGCATTTAACATAATTGGTATCAAGAAAAGAGTTCCAATTATTTTTGAAGGAGAAAACACAGAAATTACAGCAATGTGGAAATCTTTGACTTTGGATAAAATAGATCAATTAAAAAAACTCTCTAATATTGAACCTAAAGGGATGATTCAAGCCTCTACTAACTTTTCTGAAGGACGCATGGAAGAAAAAGGAGAGCTTGATCAGTATATTGGAGTGGCAACAACACAAGAATGCCCCGAAAAATTTTCAAAACTTGAAGTTCCTGCCTTAACATGGGCGATATTTGAATCAACGGGACCTTTTCCTAGTACGATACAGGAAACTTGGGGAAGGATTTATTCTGAGTGGTTCCCTTCATCCAATTATCAAGTAACTGAAGGACCAGAAATATTGTCGATTAAAACCAAAGATTTAACTTCACCATCTGTGAAGAGTGAAATTTGGATTCCAGTTTTGAAAAAATGA
- a CDS encoding alpha/beta hydrolase fold domain-containing protein: MSLQIYSKKRSMQSYLFEKYLTLRNTKKGFSTIENTSQFVKKRGTENIKPYAIGNAKFSSDIKEQVLEDMKVFTLNDQKSLNQKVILYIHGGAWTNQPLIFHWRFMDKMAQSLNAKIIAPIYPKVPNFNYQHTYPKLLNLYNEILGTVESPKQLTIMGDSAGGNISLGLAHLLKTNNIPQPKDIILLSACVDMGLDNPLIPEYEKKDPMLAIGGMEVITKIWAADKNIDDPLISPIYGNFKGLGKITHFIGTHEGLYPDAIKLDEKLTEQGIESDTFVYPKMNHVFVVMPIPEAKDAQQKIIEIINN; this comes from the coding sequence ATGAGTTTACAAATTTACAGTAAAAAACGTTCTATGCAAAGTTATCTTTTTGAAAAATATTTAACTTTGCGAAATACAAAAAAGGGTTTTTCTACTATTGAAAACACCTCACAGTTCGTAAAAAAAAGGGGAACTGAAAATATTAAGCCATACGCTATAGGGAATGCTAAATTTTCCAGCGATATTAAGGAGCAAGTACTTGAGGACATGAAGGTTTTCACATTAAATGACCAAAAATCTTTGAATCAAAAAGTAATTCTCTATATACATGGAGGTGCCTGGACTAATCAACCTTTAATTTTTCACTGGAGGTTCATGGATAAAATGGCTCAATCATTAAATGCAAAAATTATTGCTCCTATTTATCCTAAAGTACCTAATTTTAATTATCAGCACACCTACCCAAAACTCTTAAACCTATATAATGAAATTCTTGGAACCGTTGAAAGTCCTAAACAATTGACCATAATGGGGGATTCGGCAGGTGGAAATATTTCACTTGGTTTGGCACATCTTTTAAAGACGAATAATATACCTCAACCAAAAGATATCATTTTGCTATCTGCCTGTGTTGATATGGGGCTTGATAACCCCCTTATACCTGAATATGAAAAAAAGGACCCAATGTTGGCTATTGGAGGAATGGAAGTGATTACAAAGATTTGGGCAGCAGATAAGAACATAGATGACCCATTAATTAGTCCTATCTACGGTAACTTTAAAGGACTTGGGAAAATCACTCACTTTATTGGAACACACGAAGGATTATATCCAGATGCTATAAAACTTGATGAAAAACTAACAGAGCAAGGAATTGAGAGCGATACATTTGTATATCCAAAAATGAATCATGTGTTTGTTGTAATGCCAATCCCAGAAGCTAAAGATGCTCAACAAAAAATTATTGAGATCATTAATAACTAA
- a CDS encoding YobA family protein gives MKLLRYFCTILILLSFILLITGCAENRTTTKEDELKIEGYILEVDEGRILVAEGMTSEQYETLKYKTLQELDNESISLFYLSYEGTSNLRKGYKVDVWIDGGIEESNPAQARAKKIEIKD, from the coding sequence ATGAAACTTTTACGGTATTTTTGTACAATTTTGATCTTGTTGAGTTTTATTCTCTTAATAACTGGATGTGCAGAAAATAGAACCACAACGAAAGAGGATGAGTTAAAAATAGAAGGTTATATACTTGAAGTAGATGAAGGTAGAATTTTGGTTGCAGAAGGCATGACTTCAGAACAATATGAAACACTTAAATATAAAACGCTTCAAGAGTTGGATAATGAAAGTATTTCTCTTTTCTACTTAAGTTATGAAGGTACCAGTAACTTAAGGAAAGGTTACAAAGTGGATGTATGGATTGATGGTGGTATTGAGGAATCTAATCCTGCTCAAGCTAGAGCAAAAAAGATTGAGATAAAAGATTAA
- a CDS encoding NUDIX hydrolase, with amino-acid sequence MNINQDVKTSGAYVLYRGLFIFQVGPTEAADKLGVVRLGGHKEFEETALETARREVFEEASMKITPINSPITYHMSEWGNEPSILRLCEEIAPILVKGNEQESLSIMYLSYSENEPNPSSETNGLLLLTPEDVHFICNNKITLNDFIKQNGKAILKGIINRDLFLTPFPQLLFLSKLLKVHPDLFIIK; translated from the coding sequence ATTAATATTAATCAAGATGTAAAAACGTCGGGTGCTTACGTTTTATATCGAGGGCTGTTTATTTTTCAGGTTGGCCCTACAGAAGCGGCAGATAAACTTGGAGTAGTTAGACTTGGTGGGCATAAAGAATTTGAAGAAACGGCATTAGAGACAGCTAGGCGTGAAGTTTTTGAAGAGGCTTCAATGAAAATAACTCCAATAAATTCTCCAATAACTTATCATATGAGTGAGTGGGGAAATGAGCCTTCCATACTACGGTTATGCGAGGAAATAGCTCCAATTTTAGTTAAAGGAAATGAGCAGGAATCTTTATCAATAATGTATCTTTCCTACTCTGAAAATGAACCAAATCCCTCTTCAGAAACTAATGGACTTCTACTACTAACTCCAGAAGATGTTCATTTTATCTGTAATAATAAAATTACTTTAAATGATTTTATTAAACAAAATGGAAAAGCGATATTAAAGGGAATTATAAATAGAGATTTATTTTTAACACCTTTTCCTCAACTATTATTTCTTTCAAAATTGTTAAAAGTCCATCCAGATTTATTCATCATAAAATAA
- a CDS encoding VOC family protein, translating into MKIQKIDHVGVIVNDLSAAKEFFLDFGLEVKGEWEMEGELMGYAVGLNDAKVACVGLGTPDGQTWIELIKFYSPSDEKDIQQTFANTLGIRHIAFTVEDIEAVVAKLKKKGTEIFSEIQKYEKSYKLCYVRGPEGIILELAEEIK; encoded by the coding sequence TTGAAGATCCAAAAAATAGATCATGTGGGTGTAATCGTAAATGATCTCTCTGCCGCTAAAGAGTTTTTTCTCGATTTTGGACTTGAGGTGAAAGGGGAATGGGAAATGGAAGGAGAGTTGATGGGATATGCAGTTGGGCTTAATGACGCTAAAGTAGCGTGTGTAGGATTGGGAACGCCAGACGGTCAGACATGGATAGAGCTAATCAAATTTTATTCACCGTCAGATGAAAAAGATATTCAGCAAACCTTTGCAAATACACTGGGTATCCGACATATTGCATTTACTGTTGAAGATATTGAAGCTGTTGTTGCCAAATTGAAAAAGAAGGGTACGGAAATATTTAGTGAGATACAGAAATATGAAAAAAGTTATAAATTATGCTACGTTCGTGGTCCAGAGGGAATTATTTTGGAGTTGGCTGAGGAAATCAAATAA